GCTCGATGTTCGGCCCGACATATGATTCACTGAGATTGTATTATGTAAATGGATCGTCTCCGGTGCTGCTTTTGTCTTCGACCGCTGAGTACTTTGATTCACTGATCTACAACTGGGCGCTTTCCGGAACTGATACCGGTCAGTTCACGCTTTATTTGCAGGGTTTCTTTGACGGCGAAGAGATAACAGAATCCGCTGATATCCACGTATCCTCGGCCTTTGCCGAAGGCTGGCCTCGAACTCTGGGCGACGTGCCTGCCCGGTCTCCCGTTAGCGCTGATCTGGACCACGACGGTAGCTGCGAAATTATCCTTGGCACCGCCAGTGGACTGTACGTGTTCCATCCTGACGGAAGCATTGTCGACGGTTTTCCGGTGCGTTGCGACGCGGATATGCGCAGTATTCCGGCAGTCTACGATGTCGATCGCGATGGGTACGACGAGATTATATGTACCGGCGATAGCGGCATCCATGTCTTCAATGGCGATGGGACCTATGCTGAAGGTTGGCCGCGAGACTGCTTCACCGGTGGCATCCCCTATGGATATGGCTACCCCAACCCGATTGTCGCAAAACTCGGTCTGGCGGAAGACTCGGCGATAGTGATCATCAACACTCTGGGCGAGATTCTTGCCTACGAGTTCAACGGCGATTCTTATTTCTATGCCATGGACGGCTTCTTTGCTACTTTTAATCCGCGTATATCGGATTCGTATTCCAAAGGCGGAAGTACATCACCGCTTGTGACAACGGCGGATTTGAACGCAGATGGACTGCAGGAGGTTGTCGGTTCCTACTCTGCTTCCGCCCCCTATTGCGGTGTCGGCATATTCGATGGTCGTACCGGACAGCCGGCTTTCGATCTCGAAGATCCTGTTGTAACCAGAGTGAGGATGGTTTACGGCACGGAATTGGCCGATCTTGACGGCGATTACATCCCGGAAGTCATTACGGCCGGATACGATGCCGATGTAATCCCTCACATCTGGATAAAGACCCGCGTGTTCGATGACTTTCCGGGTTTTCCCATCGCTCTGCCAGAGATGCAGGGTTGGGTAGGGTTGTATCCGATATTGGGTGATCTCGACCTCGATGGTATTCCCGAAATTCTCATCTCGTTTCACGAGTATGACATATCGCGCCTGTATATCTTCCGGGCCGATGGTACGGCCTACGCGCAGATGTCCGGTATGCCTTTCGGTGTCGCGTTCGCCGACTTCAACGTCTTCGGCGAGCCGATAGTTGCCAATGTCACCGGCGATGAATACCCCGAAATCATATTCAGGTCCGGTTACCTGCTTCCCAGCACTGGACGTGAACGCCTGTATATTCTCGACCACAATGCCGACCCTGTGCCTGGCTGGCCCGTCACAACACCGGCTCTGCCTTCTCAGGTCTTTTCGACCAGATTTATTCCGCTTGTCGATGATATCGACGCCGATGGGCTCGTAGATATACTTCTGGTCAGCGACAATAACGATTTACTCGTGTGGAATTTCGATGCTCCAAGCGAAGATGGCGCCAATCGAGGTCGCTTTCTGGTCGATAATCTGAATTCGAACTACTATCGATCGCTCGATATACCGACTTCAACAGACGATCTTCGAACGCTGCTGCCGAACCGGGTGTCTCTGGCGCAGAATTATCCGAACCCGTTTAACCCGGCCACATCCATTCGCTTTCAATTGCCGGCGAGGTCTCGGGTCGCTCTCGAGGTGTTCAATATCCTGGGGCAGAGGGTAAGCATCCTGCTCGACGAAGAACTGCCCGCCGGAACTCATATTGTTGACTTTGACGGCGCGACCCATGCCTCTGGAGTTTACCTCTATCGTCTGAAAACAGATAGTGCCACCCTGACTAAAAAGATGGTGATGCTGAAATGAAGTATGTTATTTTGACAATCTGCGTTCTCTTGTTGATAAGCGCGACGGTTCAGGCGCAATATGATACTATCCCGGATCAGACCATACTGATAAGCAATCTGCAGGATATCGTATTTGTCGATACTTACGCTGTTGCGGTTACCGACCAGGGCGTCGCCAGCTACTTTTACGACGCGCGATTGGGCCAATTCGTCTTCGAAGAAATAATCTTCATGAATGTCTCCCAGTCTTCGATAAAACTTTATGGGGATATGGTCGCTGTTCAGACAGATTACAGTCGCCTTCATCTTATCGATATCTCGGCGCTGCCACATCTTGAATACCTGGGCGAAATTGACTTCGGGGTCTATTTCGCCGACTTCGCTATCAGCGAAGAAGACATTTATATCTCGATGTGGTTCGACGGTGTCTGGCGCTACCGACTCGATGATTTGAACAACGCCGAATTTATCGATTCCAGCATGATCGGTATTCTCGCGACACAACTCGAAGTATATGATCAGGACCTTTATGTCCTCGACGAATACAACGGATTGCTTCGCTATGATATTTCCGCCGACGGCTTCGGTGAGTTCATCGACTACCTTTATGTTCCCCGCCGGCCATCGTCATTTATCAAGCATGACCCGGGCTTCGTGCTGACGCTTTACGACGGTGGAGCGTATATCGGTGAGTTCTTCCCCGATGGCGCCGAAATAACCGATTCTGTTTATGGAATACCGGCAACTCAGGCCGTATATGCTACCGACTCGCTGCTGGCTTTTGTCTGTGGTCGAGAACTCGTTTTAACTGAATGTGACGACCTGACCAATTCGAGCTATATAGAGGCGCCCCTCATCCGACCCTACGGTGATCTCTTTCGGGTCGGCAATCATGACTGGTTGATTTTACCCGAAATAGACGGTGGCGCCACCATGTTTGACCTCTCCGATTCGGCCAGGCAGGAGCATGCTCTGTATCGCGAAGGACAGATAACCTCGATGGAGATATTCGACGGTCGGCTGTTCTTGGGCGGCGTGTCCTCGCCGGTTGATGTTTACCAAATTGGCGCCGATAGCAGGGTCTCATGGGAATACACGATATATGACGAACTCGACAGCGTCGCTCTGATGACTCACAACGGCGATACGCTTCTTCCACTGTACGCCAACATGAACATGGTGGGGTTTGTCTCTCAGGCTTCAAGTCCGGATTCGTTTTTCCTTGACTATGCCGTCTACGCCAAAGCAGCCGGAGCGAACGACGTCTTTTACATGACAGAGAAGATCAACGACCTCCGTGTCCTGCTTGTTTTTCGCGATTATGAGATAATTGTCTGCGGTATCTCGGACTCAGCCACACTGGAAGTCTACAGAACCTGGAACCCGAGCCGCGAACTGATTCGCTCGGTTGCGGTGAACGGCGACGCAGTTTTTATCGATATGGGCAAGGTCGACCAGGTCAAGTCCTATAAGTTTGATTCCAATTTCGATCTGCAGGAGATAGCGGGTATAGGTCTTCCGACAGCTTCAGTCAAACTCCTGACCGCGTCTGACCGGTTATTCGTCGTTCAGGCCAATACCTTACAGGTACATGATATATCCAACCCCTATGACCTTGACTACCTCGCGACAGTGAACCTGCCATCGGCTATCTATGACCTGGCGGTCGATGGTAACCGGCTCTATTGTGTAGGCGACGCCGGCATTCTCGTCTATGATATCTCGGAGAACATTCCCGTTCTGGTTCAAACAGGGGGGAGAGGGGCTCAACGGGTGGTGGCGGGTGAAGGCATTGTGGCCACCGCGGGTGTCGATGGCGTTTTTATCTATTCTACGGGCTATAATCCGAACGCTTTCACGTCGGTACCGGACAAAAGCGATATGCCGACTGATTTCGTGCTCGGACAAAACTACCCCAACCCGTTTAATATGGAAACCGTAATCGCCTACAATCTGCGTCGCGCCGCGAACGTGGAATTGACCGTCTACAACGTGCTGGGTCAGAAGGTGATTACACTGGTTGACGGGCCGCAATCCGCAGGTCATTATGTCGTCTCGTGGGACGGCACTACTACCGCCAATACGGTTGTCTCAAGCGGCGTCTATTTCTACCGCCTCACCGCGGACGACTACATTGGCACGAAGAAGATGATGTTGGTCAAGTAGGCTGCTATAGCGGCTGCAAAGTTCACGGAAAAAGTGACTCAGTTGTCAGTGTCCAGTCGTTCCAGTTGCCGAAGATCCACTTCATAATTCAATTCATCACTTCGAAACCCCGAGTCTCCCGTCGGCTCTATCGGCACCGCTCCGGGGATCCATGAGGCATCGGGAAGAACCGCCCCGACACCCCAATAACTGGTGGGGAAATAAACGGCGGTCAGCACATGGTCCCATGTCCGGGCTGTCGCAGGCAGATCATTATTTGCGCGCCCCTCCAATCTGAAAGTGTACGTACCCGCCGACTTGTAGTAAACACGACTAACGAAAGCCGGGAAATAGTTGACACCTGTATTAACATAACCGGATAGTCCGGCTACGGTGAAATAGGGGTACTGTGTCCCGCCACCCTCGTTTTCGTCAATCTGCACTATCGCCGTATTGGGCCCAACAGTCCCGCTGAGCATTATGTAACACTTCCCGTAGAGCACGATATAGCCCTTGTCGGGTGTCGTGATTGTGACCGTGGCCAGGTCCGTCATCGAACCGGTTGTCAATGTCATCAGGTAGATATTCACACTGCCGGCGATACCCGGCTCGGACGCCAGTTCAGTGGCGCTTATGGACGACCCTGGCAAAACCACCGCGCCATCACCATCGGCGTCGCGAAGTACAATGCGCTCCGTACCCGATGTGTCGACGATCGCCAGCTTTCGTTGGTCGGATGACGTGACGATCATTTGGCGGCCACTGGTGTCAGAAACATTCAGGCCCCCGGCCGCCAGCGCGAATGGAGTCGCTAGCAGACGGCTGCGAGGAGCCGCAACAGCGCCGTCTATTTCGGTCTCAAGGAACAGATTTTCGTTGTCCGTGAACATTCCGGCTGGAAACTCGGTTGTCGAACCGAGTCGGTGCTCGAACAGGCCGGATACCGCAGTGACTGTCGCCGCTTCAGTCCAGATTGGCTGCCCGCCAACTGAGTCCGCGTATATTCTGAATATTGCGGAGTACTCGCCGTCGTTAACCGGTGTTCCGTCAGGGCCGGTAATTCGCCCCTGATAGGAAATCAGTGGCTGAATCGCGATGGCAATACCTGACAGCAAAACCAAGCAGGATAACAGTATAAAGCTTCCCGGACCAATGGATTGTAGCCTAAACAAACTGTGACTCCATCAAATAATTGACAGCAACTGCAGTACCTTGACTTGTCCCTGTAATATCGTAGAATCTCCGCTTTTGCGCAAATGGTATCCTGCAGGCTGTCTTTACCTTGCGCCGGCACCAAAATCGCCGCCGATTGCCCCAGCGCGATGTTGACATATCTATCTAAATTATATATGCTCCGGCGACAAAAAAACTGAAACTGGCGGTTTCGGCCGCTTAATTGTCAAGGTATTAAAAATGGCTCACGAAATAAATTTCGACTCGGATGGCAACATCGTCCTGAGGATCAACTGGAAAGCCACACTCAAGGTTTTCATTATCCTGGCCCTCGCTGTTGGCGCCGGGTTTCTGCCCTTGGAGGGTATGACCCTCGGGGCGAGAATCTGTCTGATGATTTTTGTAGGTGCCGCCGGCCTCTGGGTGACTGAAGCTATTCCGCCCTTCGCTACGGCTATCATGGTTATCGTTCTTTCTGTGTATCTGCTCGGCACGCCCGGCGGACCTCTTGGCTTGGAACCATCAGGGGTGGAACGCAGCTACCAGATTTTTCTCAACCCCATCGCCAGTCCGGTCCTGGTCTTGTTTTTTGGTGGTTTCATTCTCGCTGTTGCGGCCACCAAGCATGGCCTCGACGTAAGGCTCGCTAGAGCCTTCGTAAAACCATTCGGAACACATCCCAAAATGGTGTTATTGGGCGTGATCTGCATTACAGCCCTGTTCTCCATGTTCATGTCGAACACTGCCACGGCGGCGATGATGATCGCTATCCTGACTCCGCTATTCAAGCACTTTGAAGGAAGAGACCCTTTTAAGAAGGCGCTTGTCTTGGCCGTTCCGTTCGCGGCCAACATCGGCGGAATGGGTACACTGATCGGCACGCCACCCAACGCTGTGGCCGCCTCGGTATTGGGGCAACTCGGCCATCCTGTCTCCTTTTTGAAGTGGATGGTTATAGCTATGCCAATCGTTATCATCATGCTGCTGGTTCTGTGGTACCTCCTGATCAAGATTTTCAAGCCGCGGACCGACCACTTCGAAATGCTCTTCCCGGAAAATCTCAAAATCACATGGGATCTCGTAATCGTTGTTGCCACTTTTTCTGTCACCGTATTTCTGTGGCTCACCGAACCTCTGCTCAAGATACCGTCTGCCGTTGTCGCTCTCTTGCCAATTATGGTCTTTACCATGTTCGGCATAATCAATCGCGAGGACCTCAGGAAAATAGAATGGCATGTCCTGATACTGGTGGCCGGCGGACTGGCGTTGGGAGTCGCCATGAAACAATCCGGCCTGTCCGATCTGATTGTCGGATACATCAAATTCATGAAACTGCCTCCATCCGGATTGCTGGTAACGGTCGCTATTTTTGCCGTTTTTGTCTCGAACTTCATGAGCAACACGGCCGCAGCCAACCTGATGATACCAATCGTCACCTCGCTGGCGGTGGTTTCCCCGGGACTCGGAGCGGTGGTTGTGGCGCTGGCCTGCTCTCTGTCGATGAGCCTGCCAATCAGCACACCCCCCAACGCCATCGCCTTCGCGACCCAGGCCATCGAAACGAAAGATATGGCCCGCTATGGAACGCTCGTCTCGGCCTTTGGTATCGTCGTCATGCTGGGGATTCTCTATCTTTTTAGGGGGCTGCTGGATTAGCAATACCAAAAAGACTATAGGGCGGATAACTGATTAAAAGCGGCGCGTCCGAAAAGCTTCCGGGCGCGCCACGCCATTATTCTGCCAAAAGAATTGCTAAAACCCCGGTTGTTGATTATGTTCCCACAATTGATTGAAAAAATTAAGGAATTCAGTTGATGAGCGAGCAATTTGACCCGATTCGAAATAACGAAAATACCAAAAAGAGAATCGGTTACATAGAATTCGGCCACGCCAATCCATCCGATTATGAAGCTATCGGCTTTAAGTGCGGCCTCGAGATTCACCAGCAGCTTCTAACTCAGAAGAAACTCTTCTGCCGCTGTCCGGCCGGGTTGTACCAGAAGGACGGACAATACGATGCCGAGCTTATACGCCATATGCGTCCCACCCTCAGCGAGTTGGGTGAATATGACGGTACCGCTCTGATGGAGTTCAGAACTCGCAAGAACATTATCTACCACATCAAAGACGAAACGGCCTGCACCTACGATATCGATGACACCCCGCCCTTTCCCGTGGACCGCGAGGCTCTGGATATTGCCATCGAGGTGGCTTTGCTCGGGAAGTTGAATATAGTCGGTGAACTTCACATCACCCGAAAACAGTATCTTGATGGAAGTATCCCTACGGGGTTTCAGCGCACCGCGATTGTAGGAATCGAGGGAGAATTCCCGCTATCAAACAAGAAGATAAGACTCATTCAGCTCAGTATCGAAGAAGACTCGTGTCGCGAGGTCTCCGACATCGGCCACGAGCGTGTCTATACCACCGACCGCCTGGGAATGCCGCTCATAGAGACCGTTACCTACCCGGATATGACTACACCGTTCGAAGCTGCCGAGGCGGGACACTATCTGCGTTTTCTGGCCAGAAGTACCGGTAAGGTTCGTGTCGGTATTGGCGCGGCCAGGCAGGATGTGAATGTCAGCGTCACCGGCGGGCAGCGCGTGGAGATCAAAGGTGTCGCTCACATAAGCTGGATCCCCCGGTTGACCCACAATGAGGCGTTCCGCCAGAGAGCGCTTATTGAAATCAAGAACGAATTGAGCAGCAGGGTCGGCAACCGGGAAAAGTGGCAGACAAACCACCAGTTGATCGATTATGACCTGCTTGATTCCGGCTTCGAACCTCTGCGCGACGCCCGCACGAGAAACTACAAACTGGTCGCCGTGAACTTGCCGTCCTTTAAGGGGCTTCTATCGTTTTTCCTGCAGCCCGGCAAGGATTTCGCCGACGAAATCAGTGGACGCCTGAAAGTCATCGCTTGCCTCGAACGCCCCAATATGATCCACTCGGAGCAAGCCGATTTACCCGACAAGGTGAGAGGTAAATTCGGCAGGATCGCCGACCTGCTCGGTGCTGATAAGAACGACGCCCAGATAGTCTTGTGGACATCGCACGAAGACCTCAAGACCGCAATTGAAACCGTCGAGGAACGCTGCCGGCTGGCTTTTGATGGCGTCCTCAATGAAACCCGAAAATCCCTCAGCGACGGCACTACCGTTTTTGAACGGGTACTCCCGGGGCCGGACCGCATGTATCCCGACACCGATTCGGCTCCCATCCCGATCACCGAGGAGATGATCGAGCGTAATCGAAAACTGTTGCCCCCCGATGTTCACACTCAGCTGGGGCAACTGTGCACCTGGAACGTCCCCTCGGATACCTATCACTATATTCTGAGAAATAACCTCATGCCGGTCATAAGGCGGATTGTCGACGAGTGCGGCTACCAACCGGTCTTTGTGGCGACAACCTTCGGACATACTCTGAAAAACATCAGCGGAAAACTTGTATCGGCCGATGGTTTTTCGTTCAACAAGGTATACGGTCTGTTCAAATACGTCCGGGATAATAAACTCGAGAAAGAGATAGTAAGGGAGATGCTTCCGGTAGTCTACGAACATCCGAACATCCTGTTCGATTCTGTCCTTTCATCGATTGACTACACGAAAAACAGTCGCGACAAAATCCTTTCCCATATCCCGATTTTGAAACAGAAATTCACCGGGCATCGGCAAGAAAGAGCCCGTGAGGCGGAAATCCGTTGGATTATGGGTTATTTGAGGAAGTGGGCCCTCGGCAATGTTCCGCTCAGAGAACTGCGGTCGATAGTGGAAAAGGAGCTGTCTAATGACTGATATATTTAAAGGATACAAGGGCAAAGCTCTTGACCTGCTGAAACAGTATAATATCCGCGTCTGGAGCGATACCACTGTCAAGACCACACGGGGTGATTTCAACGGAATCGTATTGCCGCGAAGTGAAAACGATGATGACTGGCACATTGTCCTTAAAGTCGCCACCGGCTACAATGTCGGTATCGCTGTGGATACGGTCCTCGACATGAAAGAGAAGGGGTACAAGGAAGCCCATTACAAAATACCCGAAAAGGAATTCCCGTTCTCCGAGAAGTTGCCGAATGTAAAACTGTTCGGAACCGGCGGAACCATTGCCTCGCGTCTCGACTACCGCACCGGCGCGGTTATTCCGGCCTTCTCGCCGGGTGAGCTCTATGGCGCTGTTCCGGAACTGGCGGATATCTGCAATTTAACTACCGAAAAACTCTTTGCTGTTTTCAGCGAAAACATGGGGCCGCAACAGTACATGAAACTTGCGGTTTCTATCGGCAAGGAAATTGAGAAGGGCATCGATGGCATCGTGATTGGGCACGGTACCGATACCATGCACCACACGGCCTCGGCATTGGCCTTCATGGTTCAAAACCCACCGGTGCCGATAGTTATGGTTGGCTCACAGCGCTCCTCCGACCGACCGTCGTCCGATGCGGCCCTGAACCTGATGCACGCCACCAAAACCGCCGCCGAGTCGGATATAGCCGAAGTTATGGTGTGTATGTTCGGCCCGACCTCGGACGAGTACGGACTGCTTCACAGCGGATGTCGCGTGCGCAAAATGCACTCCTCCTATCGGTCTACCTTCAGAACGTTGGGAGATATCCCGCTGGCAATGGTCGACCGAAAGAAAATCACCCCGCTGAGACACAACTACAACAAACGTCGAACCGACAAAAACGTCAAAGTTCAGCCATATTTCGAAGAAAAAGTCGCTCTTGTTTACTATTACCCCAACATGATGCCCGATATCATAGATGCTCTCGTCGACAATGGTTACAAGGGTATTGTGATTGCGGGTACCGGGCTGGGTCATATAAACAAACCGGTTTATCCGGCGATAGAGCGAGCCACCAAAGCCGGCGTGGCCATCTATATGACCGTGCAGACACTCTGGGGTTATGTCCACATGTTCGTCTATGATACCGGCCGCGACCTGATGGCCAAGGGTATCATTCCTGCCGCAAATATGCTCCCCGAGGTTGCCTATATCAAGCTGGGCTGGGCTTTCGGGCAGACAAACGATCTGCAGAAAGTCAAAGAGATTATGCTCACGCCGGTTTGCGATGAGATAACCGAGCGGGAGCCTTACAACGGCTACCTGGTCTACCAGGGCGGAATTCCCGAGGTAGAAGACTTCCTCAAACGAGTTCACAAGTGATACAGCAAAAGCAGAGGCCGGATAGCCTCTGCTTTGCTAAAACTTATCAACAGCTGTGACTGTTACGGGCCGCAGTATCCGTTGCCGTTACCACCCGGTTCTTCGATCATCTCGCTATGGCCATATCGCTCAGCGCCTGCCCAGGGGTCCATATAGCGCTCACGATGCGGGTCGTCATTTGATGATCTCAACTGGGGACCCGGAGGCGGCGGGTCACATGGGGCCAAGCTCTGGTGCGAATCCACCGTGGTACCGGGTCCAACAATGCTGTCGCCTGGACCACTGCAGCCGACTAAGGCGGCCAGAAGTATTGGTACGGATAAGTAAAAGAGCTTCTTCATCAATGCCATCCCCCAAAAATAACGGTGACGCGGTCTGAAAGACGATTATTCCTATCTGTCTTAAAACTAAGACATTACGCGACAATTGTCAAGAAACTTATCAACCCTTCACCCTCTTCGGGGTTATGACATGAAAGGCAAGATTCCGGGTAATAAAAAAGGGCCAAGCCTGCGGGGAGGGGAAACAGACTCGGCCCGTTCGAAGCTGTCGGCCGGAGCCGACAGACTTCTGTATTTATATTATAATGCGAAAAGCATACTTTCTCAATAGTAATATACGAATTTTTTACACTTCTGCGAGTCTTTTTTTTTCATGTTTCACCCCCTCTGCGAACGCCAAAAAAGCGGCCAGGCCTGCGGGGAGGGAAACAGACCTGGCCAAACCAGAGTGTCAATCATTATAGATGATCAAGCAAACTTAATAACCTTAACTTGCGCGAATAGGTTCCCCGCCACCAACAATTTTTTTCTGCGCACGGACTACTTTTTCCCCTTGTCCTTACTGCTCTTGGTTTCAGCCTTCCTTGACTCATCGGACTTCTTTTGAGCTTTAGACTTCTTAATTTTATCGTTGATGGCTATAAAACTCTGTCCTTCCGCTCTCATCTTTGCTACTTCGTCGGCCCTAAGCCCATGATAATCACTGACAAACCTCAGATTGACGAAGTTCACTACATCAACATCGGAGAGCGATATTGAACCCCATTCGTTGCGGTGCCGGTGTCTGAAATGGCCATAAGCCTTGCCATACGGCGGTCCAGGGTCCTTTTCAAACGACACATAGAAGATTTCGGCCGTAAGCCCAAAATGGCGAGTGATTTCCATCCATGTCTTGCCGCTGAGCCGCAAATCCACAACCACTGTTGGACTTACCCTGGCTTGCCGGGCGAGGTAAAAAACGACCACAAGATCGTCATCGGAAATCTGTCGCTTTTTGACCACCACCAGGTCTTTTTCAGGAACATTGTAGTGGCTTCCCACAGCCAGATAGAAATCGGCTATTCTACCATCCTCAATGGAAAGAGCTGCGCTGACGTCAGCGTAAGCCCTGGAACCCAAAGCAACTAATACCAATGCTACGAATGTGCAAACGATACGAACAAGTTTCATCATCAACCTCCGTGCGCTTTAGCCGCTCAGTCTGTGCTGGATGAGCAGCCAATTAATCTTTTCTCTTATGTTTTTCGGAATATTCCGAGCCCGAGTTGAGCACTTTGTTGATAGACTTGATTGGGTACTACCTCTCAATACCGGAATAATTCTCCCCCAAAAATCTGACAAATTGACAGCGTATGATAGTCAGACATCAGGGAAAGGCACCCGATGCTGCTTTAGGGGCGGTCACGCGGCATCGCCGCTTTTCCAACACAGGGCAAAACGCAAATTCCGGGAATAAACAAAAATGGCGAATGGTGCAGAAGCCGGGCACTGATCTATTCGTGCGGTAACAATCCGTAAAAAGGGGGCCAAACAAGCCACCAGGGAACAGGAGAGTAATAATGAAAAATCGACTATTTGGTATCCTGCCGGTCGCCACAGTTGTGGCTCTGGCCACCATGGTCTGGGCGTTTCCCAGTGGAAGCAATTTCACGGGTTCCACCGGTGCGCCAGGCGAGAGCGCATGTTCATGCCACGGGAATCTGAATACCGGCCCCGGCTCAGCGTTCATCTCGGCTCCGGACGGTTATGCGCCGGGGGAGACAATCGACATAACCGTATCGGTGGAAGAAAACGGAAAATCCAGGTGGGGATTTGCTGTAACCGTACTTGACGGTTCCGATCAGCCGGTGGGACAGATGATGGTTACGGACGGTGCGCGGACGCTGATGACCACCGAAGGCAGCGGGCGGGAATACATCAAACAAACGTCGACGGGAACCGACGCGGGAACGGCCGACAACACGAGTTGGAGTTTTCAGTGGATGGCGCCGGCTTCAGATGCCGGTCAGGTCACGTTCTATCTGGCGGGACTTGCAAGCAACAACGGGGATAACCTGAGTGGCGATAACACCTACACGACCTCGAGGTCGATGCTGGTGACCGATGTGCGTGAGGTCGCGGTCGGGCAGTTGCCGACTGAAGTGTCCTTGTCCCAGAATTATCCTAACCCCTTCAACCCGACCACAACCATAGAATTCAGCCTCCCGAAGAGAGTAGAGGTTGAACTGGCCGTTTACAATGTTCTCGGGCAAAAAATCAAGGTTCTGCATAGCGGGGCGCTTGCTGCCGGCACCTACGCTACCGAATGGGACGGCACTAGAGCAGATGGAGCTGCGATGGCTAGCGGGGTGTATTATTATCGTTTACAGGCCGGCGCTTTTGATGAATCCCGCAAAATGACGCTTGTAAAATGATGCACCCGCTGGGGCCTGATCAGCGTTGAACAAAGTCTGCATGTGAGCAAAGTGTGATCCGGGACGAACCACGAGCTATTTGAGCAAGAGCATCTTTCTCGAATCCGCGAAATCGCCGGCCTTTAGACGATAGAGATAAACACCGCTCGCGAATCCGGAAGCGTCCCATGATATCTTATGTTTACCCGCCGACATCGGTTCGTCAGTGAAGGTAGTCACCTTCTGCCCGGCCATGTTGAAGATCTCCAGTTTGACTCTGGCCGCCGCCGGAAGCTCAAATACTATTTCTGTGGTCGGGTTAAATGGGTT
The sequence above is drawn from the Candidatus Zixiibacteriota bacterium genome and encodes:
- a CDS encoding choice-of-anchor V domain-containing protein, with product MKNRLFGILPVATVVALATMVWAFPSGSNFTGSTGAPGESACSCHGNLNTGPGSAFISAPDGYAPGETIDITVSVEENGKSRWGFAVTVLDGSDQPVGQMMVTDGARTLMTTEGSGREYIKQTSTGTDAGTADNTSWSFQWMAPASDAGQVTFYLAGLASNNGDNLSGDNTYTTSRSMLVTDVREVAVGQLPTEVSLSQNYPNPFNPTTTIEFSLPKRVEVELAVYNVLGQKIKVLHSGALAAGTYATEWDGTRADGAAMASGVYYYRLQAGAFDESRKMTLVK
- the gatE gene encoding Glu-tRNA(Gln) amidotransferase subunit GatE, with the translated sequence MSEQFDPIRNNENTKKRIGYIEFGHANPSDYEAIGFKCGLEIHQQLLTQKKLFCRCPAGLYQKDGQYDAELIRHMRPTLSELGEYDGTALMEFRTRKNIIYHIKDETACTYDIDDTPPFPVDREALDIAIEVALLGKLNIVGELHITRKQYLDGSIPTGFQRTAIVGIEGEFPLSNKKIRLIQLSIEEDSCREVSDIGHERVYTTDRLGMPLIETVTYPDMTTPFEAAEAGHYLRFLARSTGKVRVGIGAARQDVNVSVTGGQRVEIKGVAHISWIPRLTHNEAFRQRALIEIKNELSSRVGNREKWQTNHQLIDYDLLDSGFEPLRDARTRNYKLVAVNLPSFKGLLSFFLQPGKDFADEISGRLKVIACLERPNMIHSEQADLPDKVRGKFGRIADLLGADKNDAQIVLWTSHEDLKTAIETVEERCRLAFDGVLNETRKSLSDGTTVFERVLPGPDRMYPDTDSAPIPITEEMIERNRKLLPPDVHTQLGQLCTWNVPSDTYHYILRNNLMPVIRRIVDECGYQPVFVATTFGHTLKNISGKLVSADGFSFNKVYGLFKYVRDNKLEKEIVREMLPVVYEHPNILFDSVLSSIDYTKNSRDKILSHIPILKQKFTGHRQERAREAEIRWIMGYLRKWALGNVPLRELRSIVEKELSND
- the gatD gene encoding Glu-tRNA(Gln) amidotransferase subunit GatD → MTDIFKGYKGKALDLLKQYNIRVWSDTTVKTTRGDFNGIVLPRSENDDDWHIVLKVATGYNVGIAVDTVLDMKEKGYKEAHYKIPEKEFPFSEKLPNVKLFGTGGTIASRLDYRTGAVIPAFSPGELYGAVPELADICNLTTEKLFAVFSENMGPQQYMKLAVSIGKEIEKGIDGIVIGHGTDTMHHTASALAFMVQNPPVPIVMVGSQRSSDRPSSDAALNLMHATKTAAESDIAEVMVCMFGPTSDEYGLLHSGCRVRKMHSSYRSTFRTLGDIPLAMVDRKKITPLRHNYNKRRTDKNVKVQPYFEEKVALVYYYPNMMPDIIDALVDNGYKGIVIAGTGLGHINKPVYPAIERATKAGVAIYMTVQTLWGYVHMFVYDTGRDLMAKGIIPAANMLPEVAYIKLGWAFGQTNDLQKVKEIMLTPVCDEITEREPYNGYLVYQGGIPEVEDFLKRVHK